In Chitinophagaceae bacterium C216, the genomic stretch TGCATCACATTTACACTATCAGGATCTCCTGTCAGTACATCCGGATAAATTTTACAAAATGCATTAGAATACAACCCCTTATCAAGGTTCTTCACTGCTTCATGTACTTCTTCTTTCTGGGCCGATACGCCACGTTTGGAATATAACGACATGGTATATTTATTATGTTACCGGCACCGGTACAATACTCAGCGGTCTTGCGTCGCACACTTGTACTGCGGTACTCCTATCAACAATTCTTTTCAAAGGTGCGAAGATAACACAATCAACTCTATAGTGTTCTGCTAGGTAAGATTTTAAACCATTCGTTTATTCGATACGTTTTAAGTTATTCTGTCAGTTATTAACTTATCAGCTTAAATTTGCGCCCGATGAAAATCCATTACGATATTGATAAACTGCCCCTATTCAGAAATGCCGTAATTACCATCGGCACTTTTGACGGCGTGCACGAGGGGCACAAAAAGATTATTACTCAGCTAACCAAAACAGCACGTGAAGCTGACGGGGAGTCTGTCATCATCACGTTTCACCCACATCCCAGAAAAATTGTCACTTCATCCATACTAGGAATAAGACTGATTAATACACTAGAGGAAAAGATTGAATTGCTGGACAAATTGGGCGTGGATCACCTCATTGTAACGCCCTTCACCGATGCGTTTGCCAACCAGGAGCCTGAAGATTATCTGAAAAACTTTCTGATAGACAAATTTCACCCACACACCATCATTATAGGATACGACCATTGCTTTGGTAAAAACCGCCGGGGCAATTATAAATTATTAGAAGCCTTTAAAGATGTCTATCATTATCAATTAAAAGAAATTCCCAAACACATTCTGGAAGATATCGGCATTAGTTCCACAAAAATTCGCGAAGCAATCCTAAATGGCAATACTTCCATTACCAACCAACTTTTGGGATATGATTTCTTCTTTGAAGGAGAAGTGGTACATGGCGATAAATTAGGCCGGGAGCTGGGTTATCCCACCGCCAATCTCAAAGTAGTGAATGAAGAAAAAATTATTCCTGGTGATGGCATCTATGCCGTATACGGCTCGCTAAAGAACGATGACAACAGTTATGGACCACGAATAAAAGGTATGATGAGCATCGGTTTCCGGCCCACGGTAGACGGACAAAAAAGGGTTATAGAAGTCAATCTGTTTGACTTCAATGAAGATATTTACGGTCGTACGTTGCGCGTATATGTAAAAAAATTCCTGCGATCCGAAGAAAAATTTGAAACATTAGACGCACTAGTCAAAAAAATCAATGAGGATAAGGAGGAAAGTTTAAAAGTTTTGTAAATATATAACAAACAATATTCAATTAAAATAATTTTTAATTTATATTTCACCTAACTTTGATAAATGGAAGTAAATGAATCTTTAATCGATAAATTAGCGCATCTTTCCAAACTCACATTTACCGAGCAGGAAAAAAAAGACATCGCAACTGATTTGCAAAATATGATTGGGTTCGTGGAAAAACTCAAAGAATTGAACTTAGCTGATGTAGAACCTTTAATGCATATGAGCGATGAAGTTAACGTGTTGCGCGATGACGAAATTAAAGGTTCCATTAGCAGGGAGGAGGCGCTGAGTAATGCACCCGAAACTGATGGCCGATTCTTCTTAGTACCGAAAGTGATTAAGAAGTAAAATCTGTCATCCATAAAAAAAATGGTACTGTATTTGCAAGTGAGTGGTATTGTATTTGCAAATTAAAATACAACGAACCCATTTATGTCGGGCATAATTCATATCGAACAACTTAGGAAAAGTTACTTCATGGGGCCGCACGAGCTGCCCGTACTAAAGGGGATATCGTTGGATATTTATAAAAATGAATATGTAGCTTTA encodes the following:
- the gatC gene encoding Glutamyl-tRNA(Gln) amidotransferase subunit C, yielding MEVNESLIDKLAHLSKLTFTEQEKKDIATDLQNMIGFVEKLKELNLADVEPLMHMSDEVNVLRDDEIKGSISREEALSNAPETDGRFFLVPKVIKK
- the ribF gene encoding Bifunctional riboflavin kinase/FMN adenylyltransferase, which produces MKIHYDIDKLPLFRNAVITIGTFDGVHEGHKKIITQLTKTAREADGESVIITFHPHPRKIVTSSILGIRLINTLEEKIELLDKLGVDHLIVTPFTDAFANQEPEDYLKNFLIDKFHPHTIIIGYDHCFGKNRRGNYKLLEAFKDVYHYQLKEIPKHILEDIGISSTKIREAILNGNTSITNQLLGYDFFFEGEVVHGDKLGRELGYPTANLKVVNEEKIIPGDGIYAVYGSLKNDDNSYGPRIKGMMSIGFRPTVDGQKRVIEVNLFDFNEDIYGRTLRVYVKKFLRSEEKFETLDALVKKINEDKEESLKVL